The Megasphaera elsdenii DSM 20460 genome includes the window CAATAATACGGTTATTGCTGATTATATCGCCAACCAGACTGGCGGCGATTTATTCTCTATCCTGACGGAAAATCCCTATCCGACGAGTTATGAAGAAACTGTCGACCAAGGCAAGGCGGAAATTCAGAATCAGGAACTGCCTGCTTTGAAGAGTCATGTCGATGACCTCAGCGGCTACGATACGATTATCTTAGTTTATCCAAACTGGTGGAGCACCTTGCCAGCGCCGGTACAGTCGTTCCTGAAGGAAACGGATATGTCAGGAAAACAGGTCTACGCTATCGTCACATCCGGTGGCAGTGGGTTCTCCGACACCATCCAGAACATCCAGCAGACTGAACCGGGGGCTTCGGTCCACGAAGGATTTGCCCT containing:
- a CDS encoding flavodoxin; its protein translation is MRKKVLGLACAMMMTAFLTACGISDITGKSSSSGNLSQKKLTNPTVSASVVHHPQGNPHKILIAYFTYPENTDAKAIHSDKYDVMSSASLKVKDGVAVGNNTVIADYIANQTGGDLFSILTENPYPTSYEETVDQGKAEIQNQELPALKSHVDDLSGYDTIILVYPNWWSTLPAPVQSFLKETDMSGKQVYAIVTSGGSGFSDTIQNIQQTEPGASVHEGFALHHKDMDKAEEMTQHWLNQMGFTQ